Proteins encoded in a region of the Clostridium butyricum genome:
- a CDS encoding tyrosine-type recombinase/integrase, which translates to MIFLKRKKIEINTNDMTLDRGYDEFIMHCRARNLREGTIKSYDGRIKTIYKFIDPKTPIEDITQETVNNFVIGCKTKLEIRDITINSYLRSLKTILYYFMKMGYMEQFHIALIKYDEPIVETYTDSEVKMLLKRPDKSKCTFVEFRDWTICNTLYATGMRCSNILNLKINDIDFENNLIYLRTTKTRKPLILPVTRTLQGILKEYISIRHGENEDYLFCTAYGDRMTRDAISGTMRKYNNSRGVITTGIHRWRHTFAKQWILNHGDILKLQKILNHNNLDMVRNYVKIFTNDLQKDMEQFNPLEFIRKKSIKMKK; encoded by the coding sequence GTGATTTTTTTGAAAAGAAAAAAGATTGAAATTAATACAAATGATATGACACTTGATAGAGGGTATGATGAATTTATAATGCATTGCAGAGCAAGAAATTTAAGAGAAGGTACTATAAAAAGTTATGATGGTAGAATTAAAACTATATATAAGTTTATAGATCCTAAGACTCCTATAGAAGATATTACTCAAGAGACAGTCAATAATTTTGTTATAGGATGTAAAACTAAGCTTGAAATAAGGGATATAACTATTAATAGTTATTTAAGATCACTAAAAACTATTCTTTATTATTTTATGAAAATGGGATATATGGAGCAATTCCACATAGCTTTAATAAAATATGATGAACCTATAGTTGAAACTTATACAGATTCAGAAGTAAAAATGTTGCTAAAAAGACCCGATAAAAGCAAATGTACTTTTGTTGAATTTAGAGATTGGACCATATGCAACACGCTTTATGCTACAGGTATGAGATGCAGCAATATATTAAATCTTAAGATTAATGATATTGACTTTGAAAACAATCTGATTTATTTGAGGACTACAAAAACTAGAAAACCTTTGATATTGCCAGTAACAAGAACACTGCAAGGAATATTAAAGGAATACATATCAATAAGACATGGTGAAAATGAGGATTATTTATTTTGTACTGCTTATGGAGATAGAATGACAAGAGATGCTATAAGTGGAACTATGAGAAAATATAATAATTCTAGAGGTGTAATTACTACTGGTATACATAGATGGAGACATACATTTGCTAAACAATGGATACTTAATCATGGTGATATATTAAAGCTACAAAAAATACTTAATCACAATAATTTAGATATGGTTAGAAATTATGTTAAGATATTTACTAATGATCTACAAAAAGATATGGAACAATTTAATCCTTTAGAGTTTATTAGAAAAAAATCAATAAAAATGAAAAAGTAA
- a CDS encoding lytic transglycosylase domain-containing protein gives MKFLRYVFCLLIILLAVVVGSRYVVKEKFFPYKYQEYVDMYSKEYNLDPLFVLSVMKTESKFDDNAHSHKNAVGLMQITVETGEWAANEMGYTTFSKDDLYDEQYNIRMGCWYLRWLGDMFDNDRDLMVAAYNAGPTNVQNWLKDKNYSSNGKNIEYIPFGETKKYVDKVNTYYSVYEYLYSEDESIFDVNKILDLIKSIWNVHFFV, from the coding sequence ATGAAATTCCTAAGATATGTTTTTTGTTTACTAATAATTTTATTAGCTGTCGTAGTTGGATCTAGGTATGTTGTGAAAGAAAAGTTTTTCCCTTATAAATATCAGGAATATGTTGATATGTACAGTAAAGAATATAATTTAGATCCTCTATTTGTATTATCGGTAATGAAAACAGAGAGTAAATTTGATGATAATGCTCATTCACATAAAAATGCAGTAGGACTTATGCAGATAACAGTAGAGACTGGTGAATGGGCAGCTAATGAAATGGGATATACAACTTTTTCAAAAGATGATTTATATGATGAACAGTATAACATTAGAATGGGATGCTGGTATCTGAGATGGCTTGGTGACATGTTTGATAATGACAGAGATCTTATGGTTGCAGCATATAATGCAGGTCCAACTAATGTACAAAACTGGCTTAAAGATAAGAATTATTCAAGTAATGGGAAAAATATTGAATACATACCTTTTGGAGAAACAAAAAAGTATGTGGATAAGGTAAATACGTATTATAGCGTTTATGAATATCTTTATAGTGAAGATGAAAGTATTTTTGATGTAAACAAAATATTAGATTTAATAAAAAGTATTTGGAATGTTCATTTTTTTGTATAA
- the coaE gene encoding dephospho-CoA kinase (Dephospho-CoA kinase (CoaE) performs the final step in coenzyme A biosynthesis.): MIKIGLTGGIGTGKSTVSKILSAEGFRIIDADLVSRDVLEKNPRILDIIRTQFGSGFFDWRGEFRRKEFGNHIFRFPKQRIKYEGIIIPYIKEEIETEFERYEKKGEKIVILDAPTLIENNLHLEMDYVILVVADNSVQIQRIISRDKLTKSDAVSRINSQMPVEQKKEFANILIDNNGDLIDTQKQVYDLIDFIKLIS, translated from the coding sequence ATGATTAAAATTGGACTTACAGGGGGCATTGGTACTGGTAAAAGTACAGTATCAAAAATACTTTCAGCTGAAGGATTTAGGATTATAGATGCTGATTTAGTATCAAGGGATGTTCTTGAGAAGAATCCTAGAATACTTGATATTATACGAACACAGTTTGGTTCGGGTTTTTTCGACTGGAGAGGCGAATTCAGAAGAAAAGAATTTGGAAATCATATATTTAGATTTCCAAAGCAGAGAATTAAATATGAGGGAATAATAATTCCTTATATAAAAGAAGAAATAGAAACTGAATTTGAAAGATATGAGAAAAAAGGTGAAAAGATAGTGATTCTTGATGCACCTACTCTAATAGAAAATAACTTGCATTTAGAGATGGATTATGTAATACTCGTTGTAGCAGACAATTCGGTTCAGATACAGAGGATAATAAGCAGAGATAAGCTTACAAAGTCGGATGCAGTAAGCAGAATTAATTCCCAAATGCCTGTTGAGCAGAAAAAAGAGTTTGCAAATATATTAATAGATAATAATGGCGATTTAATAGATACACAGAAACAGGTATATGATTTAATCGATTTTATAAAATTAATAAGCTAG
- a CDS encoding helix-turn-helix domain-containing protein: MIRSKRREIGLSQSELARRIRKNKSYVSRLERKVNNYHPSMDVIKKMSKELKCCPIELFIFFADIDCEYFKK; encoded by the coding sequence ATGATAAGAAGCAAAAGAAGAGAAATAGGTCTAAGTCAATCGGAATTAGCAAGAAGAATAAGGAAAAACAAAAGTTATGTAAGTAGATTGGAAAGAAAAGTTAATAATTATCATCCATCTATGGATGTAATAAAAAAAATGAGTAAAGAACTTAAATGTTGTCCTATAGAATTGTTTATATTTTTTGCAGATATTGATTGTGAATATTTCAAAAAGTAA
- a CDS encoding host-nuclease inhibitor Gam family protein has translation MENTLLNQNLQEERAQGFKVENLESATWCFRKLRAISDKEREIQEVAAKEIERVEAWKEDQLKQYKDDSEFFEGCISAYFIEERAKDKKFKLSTPYGKVSARKSNKWIYEDEEALKTYVKENNIEAIRVKEELDKTNLKKIFKNGVNQETGEVLPYVKIEESETITVKAE, from the coding sequence ATGGAAAATACATTATTAAATCAAAATTTACAAGAAGAAAGAGCTCAAGGATTTAAGGTTGAAAATTTAGAAAGTGCTACATGGTGCTTTAGAAAGTTAAGAGCTATTTCAGATAAAGAAAGAGAAATTCAAGAAGTTGCAGCAAAAGAAATTGAAAGAGTTGAAGCATGGAAAGAGGATCAATTAAAACAGTATAAAGATGATTCTGAATTCTTTGAAGGTTGCATAAGTGCTTATTTTATAGAAGAAAGAGCAAAAGATAAGAAGTTTAAATTATCTACACCTTATGGGAAAGTATCAGCAAGAAAGTCTAATAAATGGATTTATGAGGATGAAGAAGCTTTAAAGACTTATGTAAAAGAAAATAATATTGAAGCAATTAGAGTTAAAGAAGAACTAGATAAGACAAATCTTAAGAAGATTTTTAAAAATGGAGTCAATCAAGAAACAGGTGAGGTTTTACCTTATGTAAAAATTGAAGAAAGCGAAACTATTACTGTTAAAGCTGAGTAG
- a CDS encoding transcriptional regulator, with product MEFLERLTAYMKDNNVKQIDIINKDKSLSKGYVSMVVNGKRQPNTEFLNALSKLSGRSINWWLHGVDNYDNLYALNELLNFFIDNGSIDKDGNMDSETKDIIDTMLKKEIRVKLQNKKA from the coding sequence TTGGAATTTTTAGAAAGGCTTACAGCCTATATGAAAGATAATAATGTAAAACAAATAGATATAATTAATAAAGATAAGTCATTAAGCAAAGGATATGTAAGTATGGTTGTTAATGGCAAACGTCAACCTAATACAGAATTTTTAAATGCTCTTAGTAAACTTAGTGGTAGAAGTATAAATTGGTGGCTTCACGGAGTTGATAATTACGATAATTTATATGCATTAAATGAATTGTTAAATTTTTTCATAGATAATGGTTCTATAGATAAAGATGGTAATATGGATTCTGAAACAAAGGATATCATCGATACAATGTTAAAAAAAGAAATTAGAGTAAAATTGCAAAATAAAAAGGCTTAA
- a CDS encoding helix-turn-helix domain-containing protein: MLGERIKLLRKEQGITQDQLAEYINVSRSSVNGYENDGVEPSLNVLVKIADRFNVSLDYLLERTEEKYNINILDTDTKDFLLKVIELANNYKIIKK; this comes from the coding sequence TTGTTGGGGGAAAGAATTAAATTACTTAGAAAAGAACAAGGAATTACACAGGACCAGCTTGCAGAATATATAAATGTATCTAGATCAAGTGTAAATGGATATGAAAATGATGGTGTAGAACCTAGTTTAAATGTTCTAGTCAAGATAGCTGATAGATTTAATGTAAGTTTAGACTACCTATTGGAAAGAACTGAAGAAAAGTACAATATTAATATACTTGATACAGATACTAAAGATTTTTTACTTAAAGTAATCGAACTTGCAAATAATTATAAAATAATAAAGAAGTAA
- a CDS encoding helix-turn-helix domain-containing protein — protein MSCSVKLINLKQVIKSKGIDFKQIAFAAGVAHNVASRYINGQKCRIEKARKISEFVGVDLNTLTGNTISAQKINYTTPCHNQICPLCKNCICHNDVVLTGKADCVSKNKVAKKPFKGRSTNDKILMADRR, from the coding sequence ATGAGTTGTTCAGTTAAATTAATTAACTTAAAACAAGTTATAAAAAGTAAGGGAATAGATTTCAAACAAATAGCTTTTGCTGCAGGCGTTGCACATAATGTTGCTTCAAGATATATAAATGGTCAAAAATGCAGAATAGAAAAAGCAAGAAAGATTTCAGAATTTGTAGGTGTAGATTTAAATACACTTACAGGTAATACTATTTCAGCACAAAAGATTAACTATACAACTCCTTGCCATAATCAAATTTGCCCTTTATGTAAGAACTGCATATGCCACAATGATGTGGTTCTTACAGGCAAAGCAGATTGTGTAAGTAAGAATAAAGTTGCAAAAAAGCCATTCAAAGGTAGAAGTACTAATGACAAAATACTAATGGCAGATAGGAGATAG
- a CDS encoding ERCC4 domain-containing protein: MRYRYTDKEMKKILDNMVVIVDSREQNNQHIIEFFNKKNIPYKTIKNDFGDYTAMLPAGTLTGFTSDIYFDRDIAIERKNSIDEIAGNLKEDAARIKKELAHMNKYDIKYFFFVEDKNFHENLRNGNFRSQYDPFTLMQRIKKGIEAEYNTVIVPIDKKFIGSEIYYTLQGFVYNLFKHKGFILEEEGEEID; encoded by the coding sequence ATGAGATATCGTTATACAGATAAGGAAATGAAGAAGATATTAGACAATATGGTAGTTATAGTTGATTCTCGTGAGCAGAACAACCAACATATAATTGAATTTTTCAATAAAAAGAATATACCATATAAGACTATTAAAAATGATTTTGGTGATTATACAGCTATGTTGCCAGCTGGAACACTTACAGGGTTTACAAGTGATATTTACTTTGACAGAGATATAGCAATAGAACGTAAAAACTCTATTGATGAAATAGCAGGTAATCTTAAGGAAGATGCAGCAAGAATAAAAAAAGAACTGGCACACATGAATAAGTATGATATTAAATATTTCTTTTTTGTAGAAGATAAGAATTTTCATGAGAATTTAAGAAATGGAAATTTTAGAAGTCAATATGATCCGTTCACATTGATGCAGAGAATTAAAAAAGGAATTGAAGCTGAATACAATACCGTAATTGTTCCAATAGATAAGAAGTTTATAGGTTCGGAAATTTATTACACTCTACAGGGATTTGTATATAACTTATTTAAGCATAAAGGCTTTATTTTAGAGGAAGAAGGGGAAGAAATTGATTAA
- a CDS encoding DUF5651 domain-containing protein gives MKDYLNNQEVKEALILTYCKILVQHFVDGKVMTKQEKTNLKKGGTFIKNSLKSMIQRLGESSAKKYVRLYENSRITVMTNSELEVLAKRKDAELNAAYEDSKEYFDLVELTMDCNCKDCCKDWKQCNLCNHFDNNEIIPFYDGYESEVVKDLGNCKYAYRGDDVEKKH, from the coding sequence ATGAAAGATTATCTTAATAACCAGGAGGTTAAAGAAGCATTAATACTAACTTATTGCAAAATATTAGTACAGCATTTTGTAGATGGTAAGGTAATGACTAAACAAGAAAAAACCAACCTTAAGAAGGGTGGCACATTTATTAAAAATTCACTTAAAAGTATGATACAAAGATTAGGAGAAAGTAGTGCTAAAAAATATGTTAGATTATATGAAAATTCAAGGATAACAGTAATGACCAATAGTGAACTTGAAGTATTAGCTAAGAGAAAAGATGCAGAATTAAATGCAGCTTATGAAGATTCTAAAGAATACTTTGACCTAGTTGAGTTAACAATGGATTGTAATTGCAAAGATTGTTGTAAGGACTGGAAGCAATGTAATTTATGTAATCACTTTGATAACAATGAGATAATTCCTTTTTATGATGGTTATGAAAGTGAAGTTGTAAAAGATTTAGGAAATTGTAAATATGCCTATAGGGGTGATGATGTTGAGAAGAAACATTAA
- a CDS encoding AAA family ATPase: MSKIIGIMGESGAGKTTSLRTLDPKTTYVIDADKKGLSWKGWKQQYNIENKNYIAMDEPLAIRSLCKNINDKANHIKTLVIDTLNGAMVADEMRRSKDKGFDKWQDLAQCMWGVIDDCLKYREDLTVIFICHSQTDMNDAGYMWTRIKTSGKKLDKICLESKFNTVLLAKVVDGKHIFETQSNFSTAKSPLGAFETETIENNMADVLKALEEF, translated from the coding sequence ATGAGTAAAATAATTGGAATCATGGGCGAAAGTGGAGCCGGAAAGACAACAAGCCTTAGAACACTAGACCCAAAGACAACTTATGTAATTGATGCAGATAAGAAAGGACTTAGTTGGAAGGGGTGGAAGCAGCAGTACAACATAGAAAATAAGAACTATATTGCAATGGATGAACCACTTGCCATTAGAAGCTTATGTAAAAATATCAATGATAAGGCTAATCATATTAAAACTTTAGTGATAGACACATTGAATGGTGCCATGGTAGCAGATGAAATGAGAAGAAGTAAAGACAAAGGCTTTGATAAATGGCAGGACTTAGCACAGTGTATGTGGGGCGTAATAGATGATTGTCTTAAGTATAGAGAGGACTTAACAGTAATTTTTATATGTCACTCTCAAACAGATATGAATGATGCAGGTTATATGTGGACAAGGATTAAAACAAGTGGTAAGAAGTTGGATAAGATTTGCTTAGAAAGTAAGTTTAATACAGTTCTACTGGCAAAAGTAGTTGATGGAAAACACATATTTGAAACACAGAGTAATTTTAGTACAGCTAAATCACCTTTAGGAGCATTTGAAACTGAAACTATTGAGAATAACATGGCTGATGTTTTAAAGGCTTTGGAGGAGTTTTAA
- a CDS encoding helix-turn-helix domain-containing protein has product MPLNIDKLNELLVEKELNYSDLAEKANISKTQISRIVNKNNPEVRLKTISALSKALGVSYKELYISK; this is encoded by the coding sequence ATGCCACTTAATATTGACAAATTAAATGAGCTATTAGTAGAAAAAGAATTAAATTATTCGGATTTAGCTGAAAAAGCTAATATTTCAAAAACTCAAATTTCTCGTATCGTGAATAAGAATAATCCCGAAGTAAGATTAAAAACTATTAGTGCTCTAAGTAAGGCATTAGGAGTATCATACAAAGAACTTTATATATCAAAGTAA
- a CDS encoding CHC2 zinc finger domain-containing protein, protein MKELNDIDLKQLIEDETGYKFNREGYVNCCFHNEKTPSMSVKFFPNANKQRYKCWGCECQGDAIDFIVNYKNMDYNEARKYLDLEVEKNPTEDFEETIRQFVRNQVARGNKQGYKPLGIFTFVDENNKPIYSKVKFLKPDGKKETPYYHIEEGQVIRNRSHEEVPYNYYNLLQGIANNKIVVIVEGEKDVNTLRQMLPKNQYVVTSLKDFKAYDKIKSEFMKVYVIGDTGKAGLKYVDNIKYNFLNTCKSFKIINLKGIQALGDNKDVTDWLEAGYTKEDLLNCFDRSLDLKDKNQLQQDKNGIYYLKYIKSKEDYDREYLTNFNVLEASKVNKIDAEVQGIRVKLQSCIDGKIVEKIGGSKIFDDIRAFRNFLGMDFSFTGKNTNEVVKLKDWINKYFALDNKEIYQGAKFLPVDDKFELITATGTLKADSKDYSIIADQTKIDMMDIPEITTEELQELMQNLFGFCEYSKAISIIGSVISFLEVGQNIAANEKLHHLLIVGESGSGKSTILERVVAPLLNYPVEEKKAISTTTFATQKILSTGNYPVLFDEFKPSMMDQRKIQKLSDMLRNAYDRTTINRGDKSFEIKDFKLTRPIVIAGEESYPNSEKALVTRSCIVYISKHERSEENTESMVWLMEHEELLKKLGKSLILQALKLPLEEYKSLRYELRQVFKNLKDRPQNTAINIATGIELLNKVLIKADLKPIGNYYSSIEANIRDEVLDNGEDAYSEVEKMLIMYNNMIQNNNHFVDDDAVQFAKDGKDFGKLFIRTQLMIDAIFKYCNEVKEIDTKTLLTSRDFKKQAKKAGYIKGVNTKQLRIGAYQTYSGKNAWFDEYDKDLLKKLRIDSIVDCDDWEDAVSFAEGQF, encoded by the coding sequence ATGAAAGAATTAAATGATATTGATTTAAAACAATTAATAGAAGATGAAACTGGATATAAATTTAATCGTGAAGGATATGTAAATTGCTGCTTTCACAATGAAAAAACACCTTCTATGAGTGTTAAATTTTTTCCTAATGCTAATAAGCAAAGATATAAGTGTTGGGGGTGCGAGTGCCAAGGAGATGCAATAGACTTTATTGTTAACTATAAGAATATGGATTACAACGAAGCTAGAAAGTATTTAGACCTAGAGGTTGAAAAAAACCCTACAGAGGACTTTGAAGAAACAATAAGACAATTTGTACGTAATCAAGTTGCAAGAGGAAATAAGCAAGGTTATAAGCCTTTAGGAATATTTACATTTGTTGATGAAAACAATAAGCCTATTTATTCAAAGGTGAAATTTTTAAAGCCTGATGGTAAAAAAGAAACTCCATATTACCACATAGAAGAAGGTCAAGTTATAAGAAATAGAAGTCATGAAGAAGTACCTTATAACTACTATAACCTACTACAAGGAATTGCTAATAATAAGATAGTGGTTATTGTTGAAGGTGAGAAAGATGTTAATACATTAAGACAGATGTTACCTAAAAACCAATATGTAGTTACTTCATTAAAGGATTTTAAAGCTTATGATAAGATCAAGTCTGAATTTATGAAAGTATATGTCATTGGAGATACTGGAAAAGCTGGACTTAAATATGTTGATAACATTAAATATAATTTCTTAAATACCTGTAAGAGTTTTAAAATTATTAATCTTAAAGGAATACAGGCTTTAGGTGATAACAAAGATGTAACAGACTGGTTAGAAGCTGGGTACACCAAAGAAGATTTACTTAATTGCTTTGATAGAAGTCTTGACTTAAAGGATAAGAACCAATTACAGCAAGATAAAAACGGAATATATTATCTTAAATATATTAAGAGCAAAGAAGATTATGACAGAGAATATCTTACTAATTTTAATGTATTAGAAGCCAGCAAGGTAAATAAAATTGATGCAGAAGTACAAGGAATAAGAGTAAAATTACAAAGCTGCATTGATGGAAAAATAGTTGAAAAAATTGGTGGTAGTAAAATATTTGATGATATAAGAGCCTTTAGAAACTTCCTAGGCATGGACTTCTCTTTTACAGGCAAGAACACCAATGAAGTGGTTAAGCTAAAGGATTGGATAAATAAGTACTTTGCACTAGATAACAAAGAAATATACCAAGGTGCTAAATTCCTACCTGTAGATGATAAATTTGAACTTATTACAGCGACAGGAACACTTAAAGCTGATTCTAAAGATTATTCGATTATTGCAGACCAAACAAAAATAGACATGATGGATATTCCAGAGATAACTACAGAAGAATTGCAAGAATTAATGCAGAATTTATTTGGATTTTGTGAGTATAGTAAAGCAATTTCAATTATCGGAAGTGTAATAAGCTTCTTGGAGGTAGGACAGAATATTGCAGCTAATGAAAAATTACATCATTTGCTTATTGTTGGAGAATCCGGATCAGGAAAAAGTACAATTCTTGAAAGAGTAGTTGCTCCACTTCTTAATTACCCTGTAGAAGAAAAGAAAGCTATTTCTACAACTACATTTGCTACTCAAAAGATACTTTCTACAGGAAATTACCCAGTTCTATTTGATGAATTCAAACCATCTATGATGGACCAAAGGAAAATACAAAAGTTAAGCGATATGCTTAGAAATGCTTATGATAGGACAACTATTAATAGAGGAGATAAAAGCTTTGAAATTAAAGATTTTAAGCTTACTAGACCTATTGTAATTGCGGGTGAAGAAAGTTATCCAAATAGTGAAAAAGCACTTGTAACAAGGTCTTGTATAGTCTACATAAGCAAACATGAGAGAAGTGAAGAAAATACAGAATCTATGGTTTGGTTGATGGAACACGAAGAACTACTTAAAAAGTTAGGTAAAAGTTTAATACTACAGGCTTTAAAACTCCCATTAGAAGAATATAAGAGCCTTAGATATGAATTAAGACAAGTATTTAAGAATCTGAAAGATAGACCACAGAATACAGCTATTAATATTGCTACAGGAATTGAATTACTTAATAAGGTACTTATTAAAGCTGATTTGAAACCTATAGGAAATTACTATAGCAGCATTGAAGCAAATATACGTGATGAAGTTCTTGATAATGGAGAAGATGCTTATAGCGAAGTTGAAAAGATGCTTATTATGTACAACAACATGATACAAAATAATAACCATTTTGTAGATGATGATGCAGTTCAATTTGCTAAAGATGGTAAAGACTTTGGAAAACTTTTCATAAGAACACAACTTATGATAGATGCAATATTTAAATATTGTAATGAAGTTAAGGAAATTGATACTAAAACATTGTTAACTAGTAGAGATTTTAAAAAACAAGCAAAGAAAGCTGGTTACATTAAAGGTGTAAATACTAAGCAATTAAGAATTGGAGCATATCAAACATACTCAGGTAAAAATGCTTGGTTTGATGAATATGACAAGGACTTGCTTA
- a CDS encoding Rha family transcriptional regulator produces MNNKFVQASMITDRSKQEPKRLSSREVYQMMDLKQHSDLLRKIDGINKDFTQSKIAFSKYWIEGTYKDVSGKTNREFQISKKGCEFLAHKTTGTKGNLFTDKYMDRFEGMENVIQNSLPIGLETMQGMAFLSENMAAIGQHVQVLTQFTMGLKEYVQDSIKAKDKQIDDLAELVGIRSKNKCDLIQIAKNILVRKYNLSRINSSMEVYKRAKAKIFKEFNVTKWEDIPATKYNAVQAFIEECL; encoded by the coding sequence ATGAACAATAAATTTGTACAAGCTTCAATGATAACAGACAGAAGTAAACAAGAACCTAAAAGATTAAGTAGCAGAGAAGTTTATCAAATGATGGATTTAAAACAACATTCAGATTTATTAAGAAAAATTGATGGAATTAACAAAGATTTTACTCAAAGCAAAATTGCGTTCAGTAAATATTGGATAGAAGGAACTTATAAAGATGTTAGTGGTAAAACCAATAGAGAATTTCAAATATCAAAGAAAGGTTGTGAGTTCCTAGCACATAAGACCACAGGAACTAAAGGAAACCTATTTACAGATAAATATATGGATAGATTTGAGGGAATGGAAAATGTAATACAGAATAGTTTACCTATAGGATTAGAAACAATGCAAGGTATGGCTTTCTTATCAGAAAACATGGCAGCAATAGGACAGCATGTACAAGTATTAACACAATTTACTATGGGACTTAAAGAATATGTTCAGGATAGTATAAAAGCTAAAGATAAACAGATTGATGATTTAGCAGAACTTGTTGGAATAAGGTCAAAGAATAAATGTGATTTGATACAGATTGCTAAGAATATATTAGTTAGAAAATATAACTTAAGTAGGATAAATTCAAGCATGGAAGTTTATAAAAGAGCAAAGGCAAAAATATTTAAAGAATTTAACGTTACTAAGTGGGAAGACATACCAGCAACTAAATATAATGCTGTACAAGCATTTATAGAAGAGTGTCTTTAA
- a CDS encoding NUMOD4 domain-containing protein produces MEEIWRDIKGYESIYKISNLGKVLSIKRHGTKGGILKPANNGNGYLIVGLCKNKNEKTFKIHRLVAETFIPNPKGYKCVNHIKEFEKTNNCVSNLEWCTNKYNTNYGTCRERSENNHKKEVFQYDKNLNLIKKWNCIKDCEIENFDTSSITKCCKNKRKTHKGFIWKYHEIGGVKNERIK; encoded by the coding sequence TTGGAAGAAATATGGAGAGACATAAAAGGATACGAAAGTATATATAAAATAAGCAATTTAGGAAAAGTTTTAAGCATAAAAAGACATGGTACTAAAGGAGGAATTTTAAAGCCAGCTAATAATGGAAATGGATATTTAATAGTTGGTTTATGCAAAAATAAAAATGAAAAAACTTTTAAAATCCATAGATTAGTAGCAGAAACTTTTATACCGAATCCTAAAGGTTATAAATGTGTAAATCACATAAAAGAGTTTGAAAAAACAAATAATTGTGTTTCTAATTTAGAGTGGTGTACTAATAAATACAATACTAATTATGGAACATGCAGAGAAAGAAGTGAAAACAATCATAAAAAAGAAGTTTTTCAATATGACAAAAATCTTAATCTTATAAAAAAATGGAATTGCATAAAAGATTGTGAAATAGAAAATTTTGATACAAGCTCAATAACAAAATGTTGTAAAAATAAAAGAAAAACTCATAAAGGTTTTATATGGAAGTATCACGAAATAGGAGGTGTAAAAAATGAAAGAATTAAATGA